CCATGCCATCATCCCAAACACTTCAATGGCAAAAAGTACAGAGGTTGCATTAAATATACTTCTATATCTACTGATTACAGGTCTTCAATCGATAGAAATTCTATACATTTGAAATCTAAATATAAATTAAGGACCGAATCAGAAAGATAAATTTAGCTGTGAAGCTTTAAACCTTGAAAGAGCATATGTTAGAAATATTAATTCTGTCAGTAATTTAAATACTTTTGACCATATTACTTTATTAACCCTTGCTATAGCTGCCTATAAAGCTGGTAATATTGACAAAACTAAATCTCTTGATGGTTTAAAGCGTACAGCTTAATTTTATATTTAAGTGTTTATCAATTTTTACCATCAATTATCTACAGGATTTTTATACCCTTTTTTAGCTCTCATTTTTTTCTTTTATTTAGTTTTAAATGTTCAAGTATATTTTTTAGCCTTTATCATTTACATAACCTACCTATGCCGGTTTTTATTTTGGATTGATTTTTGATTATGCACATATCTATAATCAAAAATGCTATAAATACATTAAAACTTTATTTCGGGTTAATTGTAGTAGCACTAACTTCATCAATTGTTTCAAGTTCAGGTGAGTTATACTCAGGTACAATCGATTTTATAAATTCTTTTATCTCATATGTATTCATATCATCTATTTTAGATTTATATTTTTCTAAAGTTAAAACTAAGCCATCATAGTCATTAAATCCTGGTTTCTCTATAAAAATTTTGTCATGTTTTGTTGACGTATATTTGTCATCTGTCATAAGCAGTTCTTCAAATAATTTCTCACCAGGTCTTAGTCCTGTAATCTTAATAGGAATATCCACATCTGGTTCAAAACCCGATAAGCGTATCAAATCTCTTGCAAGATCTATAATCTTTACAGGCTCTCCCATGTCAAGTACAAATATCTCTCCACCATTTGCCATAGCACCTGCCTGTATTACCAATTGAACTGCTTCTGGAATTGTCATAAAATATCTTTTTACATCTTCATGTGTAACTGTTACAGGTCCACCTTCTGCTATTTGTTTTTTAAACAATGGTATTACACTGCCATTACTTCCTAAAACATTACCAAATCTAACTGCAACAAATTCTGTTTTACTAACCTTATCAAATGATTGAATTATCATTTCACAAATTCTCTTTGTTGCGCCCATTACGCTTGTAGGATTAACAGCTTTATCAGTTGAAATCATAACAAAGCGTTTTACATTATATGCATTTGCACATCTGACAAGATTCAATGTTCCATATACATTATTTTTAACTGCTTCATGTGGACTATCTTCCATCAATGGAACGTGTTTATGTGCAGCAGCATGAAAAACAATTTCAGGTTTATATTCTTTAAATATGATATTTAACTTTTTCTCATCCCTTATACTAGCTACAAGACACGTCATTCTTAGATCTGGATATTTTCTTAATAATTCCTGCTGTATATCGTACATATTGTTTTCATATATATCAAGGATTACAAGGTGTGAAGGATTGAACTTTGCTATTTGCCTGCATAATTCTGAACCTATCGATCCACCTCCACCAGTTACCATTACCTTCTTGCCTTTTATGTAACTGCTTATTTCATCTAAATCTATCTTTATTGGATCTCTTCCTAATAAGTCGTTTATATCAACATCTCGTATTTGATTAACAGACACTTTACCATTCACTAGCTCATATATTCCAGGAAGCGTTTTTACTTTCATATGTAATTCACTTAAGCTATCAATTACTTTTCTCAATACCGTCCTTGACGCAGAAGGAATTGCATATATCACTTCATCAATTTCATTTTCCTTGACTGCTTTAACTATATCATCGAGTGTACCTACAATAGGGACACCTTCCATACTCCTATATATCTTTGATCTATCATCGTCAAGTATAGCTACTGGCTTTAATCCTATTTCAAGGTGTGCTCTTAATTCTCTTATTAACATTTGCCCGGCACTTCCAGCACCTATTATGAGCGTGTTTTTAAAAACTATATTTTTTATTTTTACTTTTGAATTGCTCATTATATATCTATAAAACATCCTACTTGAAATAATTAATATGATATTCAAAAGCCAGCTTAATGGATAAATAGACCTTGGCAAATGTATCTGCAATAAAAATAATATCAGTGATGATATGGCACTTCCTATTGTTATGACAACCATCATGTCTATCAAATCTTTTAAATTAACATACCGCCATATCTTATGGTATTGCCTAAAAAATATAAATGTAAATATGTTCGCTAATGTAAAAATTATAAATGACTGCGTATACAATGTGAAATATGGTTCTACTACATGATAATCAAATCTCAAGAAAAAAGCCATAAAAAAAGCAATATTGATTAACAATGCATCTATAAGGATAAGTAGATACTTTCTTATATTCTTTTCCATAATAATGTCCCTTCTTTTAATATTTTAAGAGCTAACTTTGATAATAAATAGCTTTAATAAATTCTATGACATATATTCTATATAAAATATTAAATTTCCTTTTATAAATAAAAACACTTTCATCTAAATTATTTCATTACTTTTTTAGCTTGTTTATAGTTTATTATAGAACTCTAACACTATTTCATTCAGTAATAGATATAATATTGAATACAACGATAACTGTGCGCTTTATCAAGTTTTGATAATACTGCCCCTAATGAGGAAGAACTCATAAAATCTTTGAATTCAGGCTTAGTTACATCATAATATTCATAAATTGCTCCATCTCTAAATCGTACTTGCATTACATTATTTACCTGGCCTACCATGCATATTCGACTTGATGATACAAAAATCATTACATATATGAGCCTCAGGTATATTGTTAAATGTTAATTTAAAATATCATTCTAAATATCTGCATATATGCGCTTAAATTGCTTTGAAAAATCAAAAAGTATGTGTCTAATAATTATTATTAATTAAATTCAACGATTATAAAATTAATTATATAATATCTGCTTTTGTTTTATCTTCATCCACTTGATGACCACTTCTTACTAAAATACATTTACCAATGCCTGCATTTTTTCCTGTTTGAATATCTATTTCTTTATCACCTACTATAATGCTTTTATCTAAATTTATATTAAAGTCCTTCAACAGCTTGTTTTATCATCCCAATATTAGGCTTTCTACAATTACATTTTTCATAAAATGGTATTAACAACAAAAAAGGTATATATATTATCACATTACTTACTAATAAAGTATTAGCTCTTCCATATATACCAAAATTACCAGTTAATAATGACACAATCATTGAAACAATTGCACCAATTAAAATTGCAATTAAATAGTCTTCCAAAAGTTGTACTTTTTCTTTCTCTCAAGTAAGAATATATATTATAGAGATTATTAGAAGAATAGGTAGTGCAACCATGTTATATGTAGTGCCCACAAAGCTTGGTAACATACCATCCATATTCTGTATATTATTGTCATTTGTAATCAATTGTAATAATCCAAATATAACCCCCATAAAATCCATAAATATGATAATTGCTATAAATTTATGTAAATTAGTATATTTATTTTTGATTTCATTTATTTTGATTTTTTTAGAAAGTACTATTACTAATAAAGGTAATAAAGATAATATACCTAGATTAATACCAAATATTCTAAAATTTTTAAATCCATAAAATTGTTCAGTACCACCTAATTCATTAAATTCGAAACTTAAAGATAGAAAAATCAAGTAACTTCCAATATATCTAGTAATATCTTTTTTCATAAAATAATATGCTAGTATCGTTAATTCTGCGGTAATAATAATCATTGATATTTGATAATTTTTATAGAACAATACATTCAAACTACCTATCATACTAGATAATAATATAATATTTATGTC
The nucleotide sequence above comes from Thermoanaerobacterium sp. CMT5567-10. Encoded proteins:
- a CDS encoding nucleoside-diphosphate sugar epimerase/dehydratase, with protein sequence MEKNIRKYLLILIDALLINIAFFMAFFLRFDYHVVEPYFTLYTQSFIIFTLANIFTFIFFRQYHKIWRYVNLKDLIDMMVVITIGSAISSLILFLLQIHLPRSIYPLSWLLNIILIISSRMFYRYIMSNSKVKIKNIVFKNTLIIGAGSAGQMLIRELRAHLEIGLKPVAILDDDRSKIYRSMEGVPIVGTLDDIVKAVKENEIDEVIYAIPSASRTVLRKVIDSLSELHMKVKTLPGIYELVNGKVSVNQIRDVDINDLLGRDPIKIDLDEISSYIKGKKVMVTGGGGSIGSELCRQIAKFNPSHLVILDIYENNMYDIQQELLRKYPDLRMTCLVASIRDEKKLNIIFKEYKPEIVFHAAAHKHVPLMEDSPHEAVKNNVYGTLNLVRCANAYNVKRFVMISTDKAVNPTSVMGATKRICEMIIQSFDKVSKTEFVAVRFGNVLGSNGSVIPLFKKQIAEGGPVTVTHEDVKRYFMTIPEAVQLVIQAGAMANGGEIFVLDMGEPVKIIDLARDLIRLSGFEPDVDIPIKITGLRPGEKLFEELLMTDDKYTSTKHDKIFIEKPGFNDYDGLVLTLEKYKSKIDDMNTYEIKEFIKSIVPEYNSPELETIDEVSATTINPK
- a CDS encoding KTSC domain-containing protein, with protein sequence MIFVSSSRICMVGQVNNVMQVRFRDGAIYEYYDVTKPEFKDFMSSSSLGAVLSKLDKAHSYRCIQYYIYY
- a CDS encoding HAD hydrolase-like protein; this encodes MKDFNINLDKSIIVGDKEIDIQTGKNAGIGKCILVRSGHQVDEDKTKADII